One Calditrichota bacterium genomic window, AGACGGAGAATTAAATTTATCAACCGTACGCACAGTGCTTGCAGGCAAAAAGGTTGAAGGCAAAGTGGATGACGATCTCCTTGCACAAATATCGGATTTGATTGAAATTCGCCCACCAAAACTTTGTGATGGTTGTGGACATAGCGATGCTTATGAAGCTATTACCAAAGCTTTAAAAAATATTGGTGTAGATGATCCGCGCATTTTTGGTGATATTGGCTGTTACACATTGGGTGTTCAACCGCCATTTAATGCAATCAACACCTGTGTTGAGATGGGTGCGTCATTATCTATGGCTTTTGGTGCTGCTATGGCAGGAATGAGCCCGGCTGTGGGTGTTATTGGCGATTCAACTTTTTTCCACTCGGGAATGCCGACACTTTTGTCCGCTGCAAAATCTAATCTAAACCTTAACCTGATTATTATGGATAATGCGATTGTGGGAATGACTGGCCAACAAGTTCCAGTAGCAGCTGACATTGCGCCAACACTGGCCAAAGCAACAGGATTTGAAGAAGATCAGGTTCATGTGTTTATTCCGCTTCCCAAAAAGACAAATGAGAATATCGAAAAACTGGAAAAAATATTCAAAGAAGATAAACCCAGCCTGATTGTTTTTAAGCGTAAATGCATCCAGGCCATGCGCCGTAAATTATATACAAAACCAGAAAAAGCAGAGGTCTGAAATTGATTAAAAGAACCCACGCTCAACCCCTTCAAAGAGGGGAGTTTGATTGGTCAAATTATGATTTTGTTCCTCTCCTTGGAGGGGCAAGGGGTGGGTTAATAATACTAAAAGGAAATTGAAAAATGAAAAACGATAATACTTTTGGATTGGTTGTTGCCGGTGTTGGTGGACAAGGTGCTGTTACAATAGCCCAACTTGTTCTTGGTGCAGCCTGGATGAGTGGCCTGCATGTGCTGCAATCGGAAGTACACGGCATGAGCCAGCGTGGCGGTGAAGTAAGTGCCCACATTATGATCAGTAAAAAGAAAGTAACCTCGCCAACAATTGAAAAAGGCACCGGTGATTTGCTTATTGGTCTTGAACCATTAGAAGCTTTACGGCATCTGGTTTATCTTAAAAAAGGGGCGCCGGTTGTAAGTACAACAACGGCCATTGTAAATATGGATTCTTATCCGGAGGTGGACAGAGTAAACAAACTGCTTTCCGGTATTGATGGGGTGAAAATGATTGACTCAGAAAGTTTGTCAAAAGAAATGCGTTTTCCACAAGCCGGTACAATTGCCTTGTTGGGTGCTGCTGCTACCTATTTGCCAATCACAGATAAGATTTGGGAAAAGGTGATTCAAGAGCGTTTTGCAAGCAAAGGGGAGAAAGTGATTGAAAAAAATATGCGGGCATTTATGACTGGCAAAGAATTGATCCTGCAATGAAAAAAGATTTTTTAGATGAAATACAATGTTACCAAATCCTGCAAAAATATGGCATAAGTACGCCAAAATATATTTTTCTTGATAAACCACAAATAGCGGATTCAAGTTTTCAGGATGGTGATGAAATTGTCTTAAAAGCCGTTGTGGATGAAGTTTGGCACAAATCTGATTTTGGATTAATTAAATTTTCTAATTTTTCCAGGGAAATTGTTGAGGAATCATACGCTTCCTTTTCTGATAGTGTTGAAAAGAAAAACTGGAAAGGGCTTTTAATTTGTGAAAAGGTAAAATTTATAAACAGCCCGCTTCCTGTTGAATTGCTTTTATCTATAAAAATGGATGCAAGTTGCGGCCCGATTATTACAATTGGCTTTGGTGGGGTTCATACTGAGTTATGGGGAAATGAACTTAAAAAAGGTGTCCTTAGTTTTAGCCCGGAAATATTATCAACGGATCAGGCTTTTGCTGAACTCTCTGTCCATTTGCTTGGAAATATTTTATTTGGAAAAGTCCGCAATGGGGAAGCCCTTGTTTCGGAAAAGACAGTAAAAGATTTATTGGAATCTGCCTGGGAATTAGCAGCAAATTTAACTGGTGAAGAACTTTCATTAATTGAAATTAATCCTTTGGCCATTGATATAAATGGAAAATTTGTTGCTCTTGACGGGGTTGGCGAAAAAGAACAACTAAAAGTGAAGAGTGAAAATGGAAAAGAGGCAAAAAACATTGAAATCTCCTCTTCACGAGCATCCAGAATACAGCATCCAGAATCCATTAGTCAGCAACAGGAAGCATTATTCAATCCTCAAACTTTTTTGATTGCCGGAGTCTCATCAAAGAAAAAAGCTTTTGGCAATATAGTCCTGGATAATTTTAAGAAATCGCTTGTTCGGCCAAAAAATATTTTTGTACTAAAAGCGGATTGCGAGGATTTTGACGGGTATAAAACAATCCCTGCTTTAAACACGCTTACCAATCCTGTAGATGTGCTGGTTTTGGCGGTTCCGGCAAAAAGTGCGATCGATGTTATTGAAGAGGCTTGCTCATCTGGTTTGGCCAAAATTATTTACCTGGTTGCTGGCGGCATCGGCGATGGTGCAGATCATACCGGATTGAAAGAAAAACTAACATCTATTCTTGAAAAATATCCCATTGATAAAAGACCACGAATTATCGGACCAAACTCACTTGGAATAGTTTTATCTCCTCAAAAAATTAATACCTTGTTTATCCCGGAAAATAAATTGCCTGTTAAATTTTTTCCTGATGGAAATATTGGTCTTATTGCGCAGAGTGGTGCCTTTTTTATAACCCGCATTTCCAGAAATGAAAATCTACCTATTCGTTTAGGGTTTTGCATTGGCAACCAGATTGATATTTCTGCAACAGATTTATTAATTGCTATGGCTGATGATAACGAAGTAAAAGTTATTGCTCTTTATCTTGAAGGCGCGCCTCAGGGTGATGCTTTAAGGCTGGCAAAAGTAATCAGAAAGGTTTGTACAAAAAAGAAAATAATTATTTACCGTGGAGGTCGGAGTCCAGCGGGAATGAAAGCAGCTTCCGGGCATACAGGCGCTTTGGCATCTGATTACAGCATTGAAAAAAAATTGTTGCAAAATGCAGGGGCAATTATCAGTGAAAGTTTTACTGATTTTGAAAATAATCTAATGTGGTACAGTGCTTATCCTGATCTCTCAATTAATAAAAGTCATAGTGTTGGTGTCATCTCAAATGCCGGTTATGAATCTGTGGCAGCAGCAGATGGCGTTGGAAATAATCTGGCTGTTTTTTCGGATGAAACAAAAAACCGGCTTAACCAAACTTTAGAAAATCATCGTTTATCAGCAATTGTAACAGCAAGCAATCCTTTGGATATTACGCCGATGGCCAGTGATGATGTATACTATAAATGTGCCTGCGATATTCTAACACAACCGGAAACAAGCCTGTTAATAAAGGGAATTGTACCACTTTCAGTTATGATTGAGTCTGAAAACGAAGGGGTCTTGGAAAAGAATGTGGAGCGTATTAAGGAGTTGATAAGCGAAACGGGAAAGCCTGTTGCAGTAGTTATTGACTCCGGGATGATTTATCAAAAAATGAAAACAACATTTGCGGAAAACGGCATTCCTTTGTTTAGCTCTATCCAGGATGTGTTTGCTGTGCTAAAATAATCAGTTGTTTGTATGAGATTGATTAAATAAAAAAGGCAGCCTTATTTCAAGACTGCCTTCATTGCTCCTGTCAACAGGAGATCCTATGGCTTATATTTCTAATTTACTTCTTTTGTCACACCAAGTACGTCCCTTATCGCATCTTCCAATTGCTGCTTTGGCAGTGCGCCCATCGCCATTTGTGGTTTATCACCCATAGGCACAAACAGAAGTGAAGGGATACTTTGAATTCCAAAAGCAGCGGCCAGTTCCTGCTCTTGTTCCGTGTTCACTTTGTAAATATTTACTTTGTCTTTGTACTCTTCAGATAATTCTTCCAAAACGGGAGCGACCATTTTACAAGGACCACACCAATCAGCATAAAAATCAATCAGACAAGGTTTATCGCCTTCAAATTTCCATTCTTTGTTTTGTTCAAAGTTAAACACT contains:
- a CDS encoding indolepyruvate oxidoreductase subunit beta, producing MKNDNTFGLVVAGVGGQGAVTIAQLVLGAAWMSGLHVLQSEVHGMSQRGGEVSAHIMISKKKVTSPTIEKGTGDLLIGLEPLEALRHLVYLKKGAPVVSTTTAIVNMDSYPEVDRVNKLLSGIDGVKMIDSESLSKEMRFPQAGTIALLGAAATYLPITDKIWEKVIQERFASKGEKVIEKNMRAFMTGKELILQ
- the trxA gene encoding thioredoxin, which gives rise to MTEHLNKQTFLDKVFNFEQNKEWKFEGDKPCLIDFYADWCGPCKMVAPVLEELSEEYKDKVNIYKVNTEQEQELAAAFGIQSIPSLLFVPMGDKPQMAMGALPKQQLEDAIRDVLGVTKEVN